One window of Trichomycterus rosablanca isolate fTriRos1 chromosome 2, fTriRos1.hap1, whole genome shotgun sequence genomic DNA carries:
- the c2h6orf62 gene encoding uncharacterized protein C6orf62 homolog — MGDPNSRRNQTRNRLRAQLRKKKESLADQFDFKIYIAFVFKDKKKKSALFEVSEVVPVMTNNYEENILKGVKNSSYSLESSLELIQKDVVQLHAPRYQSMRRDVIGCTQEMDFILWPRNDIEKIVCLLFSRWKGADHEPFRPVQAKFEFHHGDYEKQFLHALGRKDKAGMVMNNPNQSVFLFLDRQHLQTPKTKATVFKLCSLCLYLPQDQLTCWGVGDIEDHLRPYMPD, encoded by the exons ATGGGAGACCCAAACTCTCGCCGAAATCAGACAAGAAATCGACTCCGTGCCCAGCTTCGAAAGAAAAAGGAGTCCTTGGCTGACCAGTTTGACTTCAAAATCTACATAGCCTTCGTATTTAAGGACAAG AAAAAGAAGTCTGCTCTTTTTGAGGTATCTGAGGTGGTACCTGTTATGACCAACAACTATGAAGAAAATATCCTCAAAGGAGTGAAGAATTCAAGCTACTCCTTAGAAAGTTCTCTGGAGCTTATTCAGAAAGATGTAGTGCAGTTGCATGCTCCTCGCTACCAATCCATGCGCAGG gaTGTAATAGGTTGTACACAGGAGATGGACTTCATCCTCTGGCCCCGCAATGATATTGAGAAGATAGTGTGTCTTCTGTTCTCCAGATGGAAGGGAGCAGACCATGAACCCTTCAGGCCTGTTCAG GCCAAATTTGAATTTCACCACGGAGACTACGAGAAGCAGTTTTTGCACGCTCTTGGCCGTAAGGACAAGGCTGGGATGGTGATGAACAATCCAAATCAGTCTGTGTTTCTTTTCCTGGACAGACAGCACTTGCAG ACTCCAAAAACCAAGGCCACAGTTTTCAAGTTGTGCAGCCTCTGCCTCTACCTGCCACAGGATCAGCTGACCTGCTGGGGGGTGGGCGATATCGAAGACCACCTCCGCCCATACATGCCAGACTAG
- the acot13 gene encoding acyl-coenzyme A thioesterase 13 isoform X2 has protein sequence MFLLQGCVCHYQFKVQLVSASPGKVVCEMKVEEEHTNRGGTLHGGLTATLVDVISTTALLYTERGAPGVSVDMNITYMNAAKVGEDILITAQVLKQGRSLGFTTVDLTNKATGKLIAQGRHTKHLGS, from the exons ATGTTTTTACTGCAGGGCTGTGTTTGCCACTATCAGTTTAAG GTGCAGCTGGTTTCTGCCAGTCCAGGAAAGGTAGTGTGTGAAATGAAGGTGGAGGAAGAACACACCAACAGAGGAGGAACTCTGCATGGAGGGTTGACCGCTACTTTGGTTGATGTGATTTCCACTACAGCACTGCTGTACACGGAGAGAGGAGCGCCTGGAGTCAGCGTCGACATGAACATCAC GTACATGAATGCAGCTAAAGTTGGAGAAGACATCCTAATAACTGCACAAGTTTTAAAGCAAGGGCGAAGTCTGGGATTCACTACAGTGGATCTAACAAACAAGGCTACTGGGAAACTGATTGCTCAAGGCAGACACACCAAGCACCTCGGCAGCTGA
- the acot13 gene encoding acyl-coenzyme A thioesterase 13 isoform X1 → MASLSINSLKQIMRVMLDSPGFDRVLSKVQLVSASPGKVVCEMKVEEEHTNRGGTLHGGLTATLVDVISTTALLYTERGAPGVSVDMNITYMNAAKVGEDILITAQVLKQGRSLGFTTVDLTNKATGKLIAQGRHTKHLGS, encoded by the exons ATGGCTTCTCTGTCTATAAATTCTCTTAAACAGATAATGCGGGTAATGCTGGATTCTCCTGGTTTTGACAGAGTTTTGAGTAAG GTGCAGCTGGTTTCTGCCAGTCCAGGAAAGGTAGTGTGTGAAATGAAGGTGGAGGAAGAACACACCAACAGAGGAGGAACTCTGCATGGAGGGTTGACCGCTACTTTGGTTGATGTGATTTCCACTACAGCACTGCTGTACACGGAGAGAGGAGCGCCTGGAGTCAGCGTCGACATGAACATCAC GTACATGAATGCAGCTAAAGTTGGAGAAGACATCCTAATAACTGCACAAGTTTTAAAGCAAGGGCGAAGTCTGGGATTCACTACAGTGGATCTAACAAACAAGGCTACTGGGAAACTGATTGCTCAAGGCAGACACACCAAGCACCTCGGCAGCTGA